The Primulina huaijiensis isolate GDHJ02 chromosome 18, ASM1229523v2, whole genome shotgun sequence DNA window ACATGTGTATGTTTgagataatataaaatatataaggaTAATTTGGTTTTTATAAGTCATtcaaataaaatctttaaaaaataagatgATGATACCCAACTTTTTTAAAATAGCTTATAAgctgtaaaataatttattttcacaGCTTATAAtttgctttaaaaaaattacaaaacaaaatttcatagtttataagatttaaaacaaattataagTTCGTTGAGATAGCTTATAAGATCTGTCAAACACATTTAAACGGATAATATTGAAGAGTAGTAGTACCCGAACcaaatcaataaaaacaaatcaattaTTCATCTTTCTTTCTCATTCAAGTTTGAAAGGGATTATTTACATTGCTCTTCTCGAGCATTAAtcttaaaacataattaataagTATATAGTACGTTATCTTTATGTTCTTATTAAGACAATAGTTTAATTAATCCAGGTTGGTTTATTAAATTCGAATGTCGTcatcatatatatttaatttgaccTATGCGAGATAGAAGTTTTCATTAATAATATATGATGATTGGCTagattattttatgttaaaattattataaatatacatCATGAGCATTTGTGAGCTAAGTACTTAATTATTAATCgaaatttttaagtattttatacaaaaaaatttccCATATTGTCCTCTTTGTTTGGCACTAATTAAGCGTCCAATAAACTCATTAATTAACATaagcttttatttttttagatcaaattataaaataatcaaaggccgtataaataaaaatcttttcttgattatatttaattttaattagtgAAATAATTTACGAGCAACAGatatttaataacttgtatatTATTTGAGTAATAATGATCTTTTGGTAATCTTAATAAAAAGCGATATTATATTTGAGCAATAATAAAGtaacacattttaatttagactTGGGAAGTCGTCGCTTCAGACTTTGTAAAAactttttaatttaaagaatttatttatattttataggCAGTGGCCATGGACAACTGCCTATAAAATTGTTGGCGATAATTTATGTAACattttttattgtattaatcattaattatcacatatataatttaatatatttaaaaatctaccacataaataaaaataataatggcgATTAATTGCTAATCGCAACAAAGAATATTACAGCAATTGACACAGACGAATTATTCTAATTAGGAGAACAAATAATTAAGAATACACAAATATCCTTCACTTTCTTCTCTCTCTGAAATCCAAGCCGCCTTTGGTAAACCTGCGCATAGCGAAGATAGATTTCTGTATCCAGCAAACCCCCTTATTCATGGAACCTTCAGAGTTGTTCTCCGACGGCGGCGAGTGGGGGAGAGGAGGGAGCAGGTCGTCTCCGAGAAAAGAATTGCAGGGCCCTCGTCCCGGCATACTCAAAgtcaacaaggactcctacaAGATCAGAAAACCACCGGTTCCTCCACCGGCTCACCAACAACCACCGCAAGAATTTCCGCCTGTCGAAGAAAGGCAGCCGCTCATAATCTACTCAGTGTCCCCAAAAGTCATACACACCACCGTCAGCGACTTCATGAACCTTGTCCAACGCTTAACCGGCAACACTTCGGCGGCCGCATCCAGCGGAGCAGCCGGGGACCTATCCCCAGCTGCCCGCCTCGCTTCCATAGAGAAAACTAGCCCTTGCTCAAAAGACAGAGAAATCTCCCATAATTGCAGTTATACTGGTGTTGGTGATGATATAATGGATAGTATTCTTGAAAGCACAGACGTGGAAATGAGTCGAGTTCCCGGCATATTATCTCCTGCCCCGGCGACTCTACAACCGATATCGCCCGGATTCTTCTCGCCGGCGGGAGATTCATTCCTGACGGGCTACAGTAATATGTTCATTCCTAGTCCATCGACTTTGTTTTCAGCTCCAATGGTGTCACCCTCACAATCTTGGTGTGATCCCTTCAACCCATTCTTTGACTTTTAGATGTGCTGGATTTTTTTGACTTTTCAAACTCACTTTTATNTGACAATTGGGATTCGGAAATGGCGAGGAAACATTATGTATACTGCTGAGTGCTGCTGACACTAATTTTGGAACATGTATAATTACTGTCTTTTCAATTACGACATTCGCGTTAATTGCTTTAAATTAAATGACGTGCGGTCACCAAGGATTTTACCCAAAATGGATGTCTATTCAAATCTATAGGtccaaatcaaatcatttcataaaaTGACGTACTTATTTCACCAGAAAAATGCTCATTTATCCAAGTAACAAGTTAGTAATGGTTGGAAACAACTTatatttaactttaaaaaaaaggGTAACAACTACATTCAATAAACACACAAGAAGGTTGAACTAAAAATAGGCGGAGATCGCTGTCGATCATTTCTTCAAATGAGATGCTCAGAAATTTTAAGAATcagataaaaatatgaaataacaAAGATTTACAACTTTTAGCTAACCCTGGTCTAAGATACAATAATTACTTGACAAAAATGCAGGCATCTCTCGAATTGCTTGAGATTCTTTTGAACACTTCAAATCTAAGATCAAGAAAATTCCGCCTCCTAAGTTTTTAATCCGTAATCCATATTTATGGAATGTCTTGATTGTGCCATCAAAATTCGCAGTAACAAAAACCAGACTCCATGTCCAGGATATCATTCTTGATCAATGGCTATGCTCACCGTGATCGTTACATGGCTGAATAGTATGTTCTTGTGATCCCGGGATGGAAGTTATTCATCGGCCAAAGTCATCAAGCCCTTGGCGGACCAACAATTGATATCTTAATTCCAGATTTTGTGGCTTTGAATTAAATGTAACATGCAGTGGTAAGACCAAGCATTAAAGAATTATGGGCACTAAGTGTAATTCATGGCAGTGCCacgtaattttaatttttaaatcaaaagttCCATGCGGATAGAAATCGACAATACTGCGATGGATTTTTCGGAACTTGTAAGAATATAATGTCTTAAATCATATTATaggaaaaaatttatatattcacCTAAAAATTGAAAGCTATAGAAACTAAATTAAATAtcgtttttaaaaatttgatacaTCAGAATTATTCGAGCATTTACCCCTTGACGTGTTAATGATTGTCCAGACTCTAAGGAAAGTAAGACGGcttaacatatttttatttcttgacATATCAaccatgttcatatttacaataaaaaataatatttttttatagttgtcctaaatagaatatatgtatcacaaaattaactcataAAACCGTCTCAAAAGAGTTTTTGTAATTATGAAAATGTGCGAACTTCAATAATTTATCGACATTTATAAATCCAACCATTGACACAAATAAAAGAGATCActggaggaaaaaaaaaaaagaaaaagaaaaagaagcccAATATGACTGCTAGTCCTGGCCTGTAAAGGCCCGATTACGTATATACCCTAAAAGGTACTAACAGCCTTTTATTCTTAAGAAACaaagtttttaaatttctttaatttttttgttgggcCAGGCCTGTAATCcacatttttctttattttatccaaataatttGGGCCAACCCGGTTAGtcctttttttcattttttgaataaaatatatatgtttttcatatatttttttagttttgtgtttaaaggaaaaaaaatatagttttgttATTGTATAAATTTTGGTACGTAATTgtttcattaattttaattttgaactGAATTTTTAACCGGCAAAGAACCACCGGTCAAATGAAAATGGACccgattaaaatattttaaacacgGAAACGTGTGATCGGGTAGCCTCAATCTGACCCGACTCATAAAAAAATACGACACAGAAAGCCAAACtcatgtatataatatatactattaaCTTAAAAATCAATTCAAATTTCAGCTTTTCGTTTACAAGTTAGTTGCAATCTATTTTGGTTCATCGAGAGGTGATATGGATACTTTACCTGGAGTTGAAGTGGATTTATGCATGTCCAAAATATAAAAGCACATGTGAGTTGCTTAATTCGACCCAACCGAAGTACCCCATAGAGAATAAAGAGACTTCCACTAGCGACCATTTGCTTCCACATATTTCTTCCACCAATATCATTTGTGAATCTTCCCCTTTAAAcctaaatttattaattattttttttaaaaatgattttcgactttttctttacaaaatttTGCAAATTTGTAAGAAAAAAGTTCataatcgatttttttaaaaaaatatttacaaacacattatatatcactaaattaagaaaattgaaggcaaaacatataaattaatgAATGGGGAAAAAGTAGCATTTTAGAGAAAAGGGTCACGGGCCACGTATTTGTTGTGCTTAGGGAACTATCTCTTGCAAccttttgaatttcaaattattcctttatattttataaaaatatatgcgATCAATTGAATTTaggagaagttggtgaaaaatcccaaatcaaaatatttatttgggttcactccttacccacaaaattgtggtactatgtcatacaaaatgtggtacacttcatgtggaaatgtggtactaaaaaagtacccagggactgaacacaaaaaaaatcgacggctgggaACTGAAAACCAATTTCTCGTTGAATTTAATCGTATTACGGTAAATTCTGTTCGAATTCTTCCATAATAACCTACTTAGCAAGTGGTTGGAATCGATTAATTATTAAGGGTTGATTTTAAGAATACTAACTGaaaatttgttatttgatttttgtattaaaaaaaacaaagattttaaaattttgcatgaCATCCCAAACgcaaaaattaatgttttgtaATCTGTCAAAGAGTGGTTGGGAATGGTCAAATCtgtaataatcaataaaaatagTTTAATTGAAAGTGATTGGTTTCGATTGGACCAGAGTTGGCAACTTTGATGTTCTATGTTTCAACAATAGCATGCAACTTGTCTTTTTCTGTCCTAAGcagtaattatatataaatttattttcttccgcacattttacatatatatatatatatatatatatatatataataacttCATATTCTATTCATActtaatttgtttaaaaaatagttGTACTTTTTAAAGACTTAattaatatagatatatattgtTAAAACTAATCGAAATGGAACACATTTGACAAACAAAtctctaaaactttgattttttttataatttgggGAATAAATGTAAATCAAAGTGGTGAGACATCAAATCAACAACCCAATTCATATGCATTCCAGTATATTTTTATACTTTAGATTTAGATTTAATCTAGACAAAAATCTTTACAAAACAGATATACTGAAATAAACAAATCAATTTCCAATATACTAagtaataaatctaaaaaatcccACAAATCAAAATGGCATAATGTGACAAGTTTTTGTATCGTAACAAGAAAGGCAAGAACCCTTAGAATTGACTCTCAACATTTTAAGCAAATCACCGCACATTTGCCTAACATTCGGCGAGCAATTGCTCTGCAGCAGCAGCAAAATCTTGGCCACGCCGCTGCTTTCCGTCACCAACGCCGCCACCCTCTTATCGCCGGAGAAACAACACAGGCTCCACAACAATGTCACGGCGAGCTCAGTCGCCGCATCTGAGACCTTCAGCACCTTCTTTAATATCGCCTGCACACACAACTCATTTCCACAAATGTCGTCCCTCCCTTCTCTGCAACTCGACGCGATCTCGAGGAGCTTGAGCACTTTCTCCGTCAATGGTGGACTCAATTCCGGTTCCGATAGGGCCTTTGTGAGAGCTTTCACCCCTCCAACACGCACCATTTTAGATCTATTCTTCTTGAAAACTACCATTCGGGACAAAAGATTGAGGGAAGCTTCTAATGCATCGGAATTCCGATTCGAGCTGACTAATAATCTTATCAGCTCAAAATACATCTCGTCGTCTTCTGAGATTAAACTAGATTGCTGCATTTGCGAACCCAAATGCTTAACCATGAGTTCGAGAAATTCCACTGCCGCGATTCTTAACTCCAATCTTCCTTGTTTTAAGCACGTCAGAATTATTGTTTTGTAATCATACTTCCCCAATTCGATCCCTGGAAACATGGCATTATCTCTTCCTTCGGAATCAATTTTCACACGATTCTTTAATATTACGttacaaaacaaaataattttctcCAACAAACAGAAATCGTTTAAAAATTGCTTCTTTCCGGCAAGGGATACGAGCAACGGCAAAAGCCTTC harbors:
- the LOC140964753 gene encoding U-box domain-containing protein 28-like → MVRDDLHTTVPTYFRCPISLEVMESPVSLCTGVTYDRGSIQRWLDAGNNTCPATMQQLPTKELVPNHTLHRLIKIWSESVPTRPDKSAPSPQSLSRDQAEQIILQLEIDLKMIHSTPFPRFYTIDHNLSVLISFVNEGCDNRKVVTDAGGRLLPLLVSLAGKKQFLNDFCLLEKIILFCNVILKNRVKIDSEGRDNAMFPGIELGKYDYKTIILTCLKQGRLELRIAAVEFLELMVKHLGSQMQQSSLISEDDEMYFELIRLLVSSNRNSDALEASLNLLSRMVVFKKNRSKMVRVGGVKALTKALSEPELSPPLTEKVLKLLEIASSCREGRDDICGNELCVQAILKKVLKVSDAATELAVTLLWSLCCFSGDKRVAALVTESSGVAKILLLLQSNCSPNVRQMCGDLLKMLRVNSKGSCLSCYDTKTCHIMPF
- the LOC140964842 gene encoding protein MKS1-like; the protein is MEPSELFSDGGEWGRGGSRSSPRKELQGPRPGILKVNKDSYKIRKPPVPPPAHQQPPQEFPPVEERQPLIIYSVSPKVIHTTVSDFMNLVQRLTGNTSAAASSGAAGDLSPAARLASIEKTSPCSKDREISHNCSYTGVGDDIMDSILESTDVEMSRVPGILSPAPATLQPISPGFFSPAGDSFLTGYSNMFIPSPSTLFSAPMVSPSQSWCDPFNPFFDF